The following coding sequences are from one Gadus morhua chromosome 10, gadMor3.0, whole genome shotgun sequence window:
- the LOC115552171 gene encoding protocadherin beta-15-like has translation MENQGILFFVFLLYALHYVHGDLSYSVQEEMKRGSVIGNIAKDLGLRLDILSARKARIETEENQRRYCEVNLKRGELIVSERIDREEQCGEKPSCVLKFELLLESPLELHRVSLQIQDINDNAPSFPTDIIKLEISESAAKGARYRVNAAHDSDVGQNAIQSYTLQRNNHFILNLQTTSAGSKYGELVLEKELDREEQQQIRLLLTALDGGTPQRSGTVVIDVTVLDANDNAPVFSQAVYEARLPENSPLKTHVITVSATDADEGVNGDVTYELSRMSDKSRNMFSLDGQTGEIFVAGNIDFEEDSKYEMFVEAKDGYGLSSDSKVIISITDINDNAPVIVLKSLTAPIPENVPPGTEVGLINVQDRDSEKNKQVRCYIQQMVPFKLIPSIKNYYSLVTTDKLDREDVTDYNITITASDTGSPPLSSLKTIQVSVADVNDNQPVFEEQSYSSYVPENNKPGHSLCSVKAHDPDWRQNGTVIYSLLPGEVNGAPVSSYLSVNGDTGVIQSVRSFDYEQFRSFKVYVMARDNGSPSLSSNVTVSVFITDVNDNTPQILYPAPEGNSLMTELVPKTAQGGSLVSKVIAVDGDSGQNAWLSYQIIMSTDPGLFKIDLHSGEIRTQRDISDSDNMKQNIAVAVKDNGQPSLSVTCSMFLLISDNLADLPELKDMAYEDSSSKLTSYLIIALVSVSTFFLTFIIIILGLRFCRRRKPRLLFDGAVAIPSSYLPPNYADVDGTGTLRSTYNYDAYLTTGSRTSDFKFVTSYNDNTLPADQTLRKNPTDFEEVFGDLDVSPEVGTLLRLFLIFSEIQHNNCYSLIFRCFRFAHC, from the coding sequence ATGGAAAACCAagggattttattttttgtctttttattgtatgcactgcatTACGTTCATGGCGACCTGAGCTATTCAGTCCAAGAGGAGATGAAGCGTGGATCTGTAATCGGGAATATCGCCAAGGATCTGGGACTTAGATTGGACATATTATCTGCTAGAAAGGCTCGCATTGAAACCGAGGAAAACCAACGGAGGTATTGTGAAGTCAATCTAAAGAGAGGAGAGCTAATTGTTTCAGAGAGAATCGACCGAGAGGAACAATGCGGAGAAAAGCCGTCGTGTGTTCTTAAATTCGAGCTCCTTTTGGAATCTCCATTAGAATTACACCGTGTATCACTGCAGATACAAGACATAAACGACAATGCACCGAGTTTCCCGACGGATATTATCAAGCTGGAAATCAGTGAATCTGCTGCCAAAGGAGCTCGGTATCGCGTTAATGCGGCTCACGATTCAGATGTAGGCCAAAATGCTATACAAAGTTACACTCTTCAACGGAATAACCACTTTATTTTGAATTTACAAACTACAAGTGCCGGTAGTAAATATGGCGAATTGGTTTTAGAAAAGGAGTTAGAcagagaggagcagcagcaaATACGATTATTGCTCACGGCTCTAGATGGTGGTACTCCTCAGAGATCAGGCACAGTAGTCATAGACGTCACTGTGTTGGACGCTAATGATAACGCCCCAGTGTTTAGTCAGGCCGTGTATGAGGCCAGACTTCCGGAAAACTCTCCGTTGAAAACCCATGTGATTACGGTGAGCGCTACTGACGCAGACGAGGGCGTTAATGGGGACGTTACATATGAACTTAGCCGAATGTCAGATAAATCACGGAACATGTTTTCACTTGATGGTCAGACTGGGGAGATATTTGTTGCAGGAAACATTGACTTTGAAGAGGATTCAAAATATGAAATGTTTGTTGAGGCCAAAGATGGATATGGACTTTCATCAGATTCAAAGGTGATAATAAGTATTACGGATATAAATGACAACGCCCCGGTCATAGTGTTGAAATCCTTGACCGCTCCAATACCAGAGAACGTGCCACCTGGTACAGAAGTAGGCCTTATTAACGTGCAGGACAGAGAttcagagaaaaacaaacaagtcCGTTGCTACATTCAACAAATGGTTCCTTTCAAACTGATTCCCTCAATCAAAAACTATTATTCTTTAGTGACCACGGATAAACTAGACCGTGAAGATGTTACTGATTACAACATTACAATAACTGCTTCCGACACCGGTTCACCGCCGCTGTCATCTTTGAAAACAATTCAGGTCTCTGTGgctgatgtaaacgacaaccaACCTGTGTTTGAGGAACAGTCGTATAGCAGCTATGTCCCTGAGAACAACAAACCGGGCCACAGCCTGTGTTCTGTTAAGGCCCATGACCCAGACTGGAGACAAAACGGTACAGTGATCTATTCTCTTTTACCTGGTGAAGTCAACGGTGCTCCAGTCTCCTCTTATCTATCTGTTAATGGAGACACCGGAGTGATCCAAAGTGTCAGGTCGTTTGATTATGAACAGTTTAGGAGCTTTAAAGTCTATGTTATGGCACGAGACAATGGTTCTCCTTCGCTCAGCAGCAACGTGACTGTGAGTGTCTTCATAACGGATGTAAATGACAACACTCCTCAGATACTTTACCCCGCCCCGGAGGGAAACTCCCTCATGACTGAACTGGTACCCAAAACTGCACAAGGAGGTTCTCTGGTTTCCAAGGTAATAGCAGTTGATGGGGACTCTGGACAGAACGCCTGGCTGTCCTATCAGATCATTATGTCCACTGATCCTGGACTTTTCAAAATCGATCTGCACAGTGGGGAGATCAGGACCCAGCGAGACATTTCTGATTCTGACAACATGAAACAGAACATCGCAGTCGCTGTAAAGGATAacggacagccctccctctctgttacATGTTCCATGTTTTTACTGATTTCTGATAACTTGGCTGACCTACCAGAACTGAAGGACATGGCTTATGAAGATAGCAGTTCTAAATTAACATCTTATTTGATCATCGCGCTGGTATCCGTCTCCACCTTTTTCCTGACtttcattattatcattctgGGATTGAGGTTTTGTCGGAGGAGGAAGCCCAGACTTTTATTTGATGGAGCGGTTGCTATTCCCAGCTCTTATCTCCCTCCAAACTACGCAGATGTGGACGGCACTGGAACTTTACGCAGCACATACAATTATGATGCGTATTTAACCACTGGATCTAGAACAAGTGACTTTAAATTTGTCACATCTTACAATGACAACACACTGCCTGCAGACCAGACCCTGAGAAAAAATCCAACAGACTTTGAAGAAGTGTTTGGAGACCTTGATGTTTCCCCTGAGGTAGGCACCCTCTTGAGATTATTCTTGATATTTTCAGAGATCCAACACAACAATTGTTACTCTCTAATTTTTCGTTGTTTTAGATTTGCTCATTGTTGA
- the LOC115552191 gene encoding protocadherin beta-15 produces MEHCGMGLRLFLFSLFVLHYVHGDLSYSVQEEMKRGSVIGNIAKDLGLTLDILSTRKARIETEENERRYCDVNLKSGELIVSERIDREEQCGEKPSCVLKFELLLESPLELHRVSLQIQDINDNSPTFPTDIIKLEISESAVKGARYRVDAAHDEDIGQNGVQSYTLQRNDNFVLNVQTTSAGSKYGELILDKELDREEQQDIKLFLTALDGGSPQRSGTVVIHVTVLDANDNAPVFSQAVYEASLPENAALKTLVVAVSATDADEGVNGDVTYGLSRVSDKTRKLFTLDRLTGEIFVAGDIDFEEGSKYEIFVQAKDGYGLSSDTKVIISITDVNDNTPVISLKSSTNPVPENVSPGTEVGLINVQDRDSEKNRKVRCSLQQHVPFKLIPSIKNYYSLVTTEKLDRELVSEYNITISATDEGSPPLTSVKVVHISIADVNDNPPVFEEQSYSSYVPENNKPGHSLCSVKAHDPDWRQNGTVIYSLLPGEVNGAPVSSYLSVNGDTGLVQSVRSFDYEQFRSFKVYVMARDNGSPPLSSNVTVSVFITDVNDNTPQILYPAPEGNSFMTELVPKAAQGGSLVSKVIAVDGDSGQNAWLSYQIIKSTDPGLFKIDLHSGEIRTQRDISDSDNMKQNIVVAVKDNGQPSLSATCSMFLLISDNLAEVPELKDMAYEDSSSKLTSYLIIALVSVSTFFLTFIIIILGLRFCRRRKPRLLFDGAVAIPSSYLPPNYADVDGTGTLRSTYNYDAYLTTGSRTSDFKFLTSYNDNTLPADQTLRKNPTDFEEVFGDLDVSPEVGILAEHIVI; encoded by the coding sequence ATGGAACATTGCGGGATGGGTCttcgtttatttttattttccttatttGTGCTGCATTACGTTCATGGCGACCTGAGCTATTCGGTTCAAGAGGAGATGAAACGCGGATCTGTTATCGGGAATATCGCCAAGGACCTCGGACTTACGTTGGACATATTATCTACTAGGAAGGCCCGTATTGAAACAGAGGAAAACGAACGGAGGTATTGTGATGTCAATCTAAAAAGCGGAGAGCTCATTGTTTCAGAGAGAATCGACAGAGAGGAACAATGCGGAGAAAAGCCGTCGTGTGTTCTTAAATTTGAGCTGCTTTTGGAATCTCCATTAGAATTACACCGTGTATCACTACAGATACAAGACATAAACGACAATTCGCCAACTTTCCCTACGGATATTATCAAGCTGGAAATCAGTGAATCTGCAGTCAAAGGTGCTCGATATAGAGTGGATGCTGCTCATGATGAAGATATAGGCCAAAACGGTGTTCAGAGTTACACTCTGCAAAGGAACGacaattttgttttaaatgtacaAACTACTAGTGCTGGCAGTAAATATGGAGAATTGATTCTCGATAAGGAATTAGACAGAGAGGAGCAGCAAGATATTAAATTATTCCTCACGGCTCTGGATGGAGGTTCTCCTCAGAGATCAGGCACAGTGGTCATACACGTCACAGTGTTGGACGCTAATGATAACGCCCCAGTGTTTAGTCAGGCCGTGTATGAAGCCAGTCTGCCTGAAAACGCTGCGTTAAAAACCCTTGTGGTGGCCGTAAGCGCAACAGACGCGGACGAGGGCGTAAATGGTGACGTCACATACGGACTGAGCCGGGTATCTGATAAAACACGTAAATTGTTTACACTTGATCGACTGACTGGGGAGATATTTGTCGCCGGTGACATAGACTTTGAGGAGGGatcaaaatatgaaatatttgtGCAGGCAAAAGATGGATATGGTCTTTCTTCTGATACTAAAGTGATAATAAGCATAACTGATGTTAATGACAATACCCCAGTTATATCGCTGAAGTCATCGACCAATCCCGTACCTGAGAACGTGTCACCTGGTACGGAGGTGGGCCTTATTAACGTGCAGGATAGAGATTCTGAGAAAAACCGAAAGGTTAGGTGTTCCCTTCAGCAACATGTTCCTTTTAAACTTATTCCTTCAATTAAAAACTATTATTCTTTGGTAACAACAGAGAAACTAGACAGGGAACTAGTGTCTGAATACAACATTACAATATCCGCCACCGATGAGGGCTCTCCTCCTCTGACGTCAGTCAAAGTTGTTCACATCTCAATAgctgacgtcaacgacaacccaCCTGTGTTTGAGGAACAGTCGTATAGCAGCTACGTCCCTGAGAACAACAAACCAGGCCACAGCCTGTGTTCTGTTAAGGCCCATGACCCAGACTGGAGACAAAACGGTACAGTGATCTATTCTCTTTTACCTGGTGAAGTCAACGGTGCTCCAGTTTCCTCTTATCTATCTGTTAACGGGGATACCGGATTGGTCCAAAGTGTCAGGTCATTTGATTATGAACAGTTTAGGAGCTTTAAAGTCTACGTAATGGCACGAGACAACGGTTCTCCTCCGCTCAGCAGCAACGTGACTGTGAGTGTCTTCATAACGGATGTAAATGACAACACTCCTCAGATACTTTACCCCGCTCCAGAGGGAAACTCCTTCATGACTGAACTGGTACCCAAAGCTGCACAAGGAGGCTCTCTGGTTTCCAAGGTGATAGCAGTTGATGGGGACTCTGGACAGAACGCCTGGCTGTCCTATCAGATCATTAAGTCCACTGATCCAGGACTTTTCAAAATCGATCTTCACAGTGGGGAGATCAGGACCCAGCGAGACATTTCTGATTCTGACAACATGAAACAGAACATTGTAGTCGCTGTAAAGGATAacggacagccctccctctctgctacatgttcCATGTTTTTACTGATTTCTGATAACTTGGCTGAAGTACCAGAACTGAAGGACATGGCTTATGAAGACAGCAGTTCTAAATTAACATCTTATCTGATCATCGCGCTGGTATCCGTCTCCACCTTTTTCCTGACtttcattattatcattctgGGATTGAGGTTTTGTCGGAGGAGAAAGCCCAGACTGTTATTTGATGGAGCGGTTGCTATTCCCAGCTCTTATCTCCCTCCAAACTACGCAGATGTGGACGGCACTGGAACTTTACGCAGCACATATAATTATGATGCGTATTTAACCACTGGATCTAGAACAAGTGACTTTAAATTTCTCACGTCTTACAATGACAACACACTGCCTGCAGACCAGACCCTGAGAAAAAATCCAACAGACTTCGAAGAAGTGTTTGGAGACCTTGATGTTTCCCCTGAGGTAGGCATTCTAGCTGAACATATTGTGATTTAA